In Dasypus novemcinctus isolate mDasNov1 chromosome 10, mDasNov1.1.hap2, whole genome shotgun sequence, one DNA window encodes the following:
- the OR6A2 gene encoding olfactory receptor 6A2, with protein sequence MTSLMEQRNQSRRVSEFVLLGFPAPVPLRGLLFSLSLLAYVLVLTENTLIIIAIRSHSTLHKPMYFFLANMSFLEIWYVTVTIPKMLVGFLGSKQGHGQLISFEGCMTQLYFFLGLGCTECVLLAVMAYDRYVAICHPLHYPVIVSGRLCVQLASGSWAGGFGISMVKVFLISRLSYCGPNIINHFFCDVSPLLNLSCTDMSTAELTDFILAILILLGPLSVTGASYMAIVGAVMRIPSTAGRHKAFSTCASHLTVVVIFYAASIFIYARPKALSAFDTNKLVSVLYAVIVPLLNPIIYCLRNQEVKRALHNTLHLYKGQDCNCRKPSRDG encoded by the coding sequence ATGACCAGCCTCATGGAGCAGCGCAACCAGAGCAGGAGAGTGAGTGAGTTTGTGTTGCTGGGCTTCCCAGCTCCCGTGCCACTGCGGGGACTactgttttccctttctttactGGCCTATGTGTTGGTACTGACTGAGAACACACTCATCATCATAGCAATTAGGAGCCACTCCACCCTTCACAAACCTATGTACTTCTTTTTGGCTAATATGTCCTTCCTGGAGATCTGGTATGTCACTGTCACTATTCCCAAGATGCTTGTTGGCTTTCTGGGCTCCAAACAGGGTCATGGACAGTTAATCTCCTTTGAGGGCTGCATGACACAGCTCTACTTTTTCCTGGGCCTGGGATGCACTGAATGTGTCCTTCTTGCTGTCATGGCCTATgatcgctatgtggccatctgccatcCTCTCCACTACCCTGTCATTGTCAGCGGCCGACTGTGTGTGCAACTGGCATCTGGCTCCTGGGCCGGAGGTTTTGGAATCTCCATGGTTAAAGTTTTTCTCATTTCTCGCCTCTCTTACTGTGGCCCCAACATCATCAACCACTTTTTCTGTGATGTCTCCCCCTTACTCAACCTCTCATGTACCGATATGTCTACAGCTGAGCTTACGGACTTCATCTTGGCCATTCTTATTCTGCTTGGGCCACTCTCTGTGactggggcctcctatatggcCATTGTCGGTGCTGTGATGCGTATTCCCTCCACTGCTGGACGCCACAAAGCCTTTTCCACCTGTGCCTCTCACCTCACTGTTGTGGTCATCTTCTATGCAGCCAGCATCTTTATTTATGCCCGGCCCAAGGCACTCTCAGCTTTTGACACCAACAAGCTGGTCTCTGTGCTCTATGCTGTCATCGTACCATTACTCAACCCCATCATTTATTGCTTGCGCAACCAAGAGGTCAAGAGAGCTCTGCACAATACTCTGCACCTGTACAAGGGCCAGGATTGTAACTGCAGAAAACCAAGCAGAGATGGGTAA